One window of the Camarhynchus parvulus chromosome 2, STF_HiC, whole genome shotgun sequence genome contains the following:
- the NACAD gene encoding NAC-alpha domain-containing protein 1, which yields MPEGAEAAPPPMPAKEEARPPPEGASCEPGPAAAAPPGSPCRPPPADPLDTRIVMGEETRSAPPEPRGGPPVPCPFPAPPKEPPPGRPPALDPELFFTAPSTPVRAGGARPAPPEEPTDGDSEGLCSPPTSPSGSYMTAEGGSWGSSGTASTSPSCSPNLAAEAEGLGEAEGEAEGLGGALGLPPGLGDPPAFPPLSPEEEDDDDDDEDGPFAPPGCADDEDEDDDDEDGQTPEEEEDEDEGSGLIPAALLPFRGSLLFQAEAVEISPRAAPEEEEEDEGSTSASFLRSLSESSIPEGGDEAFAFRDDTDASSDSAAYDGDEDERLYGSERHAGDTGTPPGTPPGSPAPAGVELHLRAGSPCHPPGSPGTPPALPGGDAQLDGDAFVPVTGAWPPPEPPEEAAAATEGSGAGQGPCPELAGTGPVPPAPGLCARDPQSHQLGGTNGEPQDGPGGDSDGDNDLELSTGTVGSADSHSELGSAATALGTSVTPTPLDEMDTAGNDMVAPVTASLTDSGDTDLVAPVTPTPLDEVDAAAPSLPDTQPDTMATDLVRPTPLVAASPPDEPDTVATSLVTPVAPSPPHELDITATDLVTAVTSSQLDKMEAVDTVLVTAVTPTLMATAATSPVTSVTPPSLDESSTAATDLVTSVTPAPMDTTDAAPVTPSVMDTVDTRPVTSVTPSPRDELATVTTEMATMATAAVTPSPMATVTPAAVTPDVKDTVTPAAVTPDLKDTVTPAVVTPDVKDTVTPAAVTPSPRDTMATAPVTPSPPAAVPAPCPPARAVSPVALAAGVAPSHESPAVPACPPAQAPLSQPPGDVPEERGDAATASAEGLSPELPDASRTFPGFVTVPAGGEAAPSPAGPRGEEEEEEEDEDEDAAPAPPSPQFTASEREVFVGTPPAPPELLPPPGAFSGRGAGPGVTAPLRGAPAVLPPAPEEPPAPRPGPEPPGHAAGDPDAKVPPSPPAAPPEQREEEEAVGGVAPSPLPAAGPRPEPPRPAPPKLRQVPPPAAPSPPRAARGQEPPPGLPLSRKHLEAPQAPPQKEPEPRGRAGVPGVGAARAPPRGSLQSESSSSSEAEPPQAPPAPQRCQPNHRGSGNESESNDESIPELEEPEGSELPPAQPQVPLGHGLGPAEEPLSKAKQSRSEKKARKAMSKLGLRQIHGVTRITIRKSKNILFVISKPDVFKSPASDIYIVFGEAKIEDLSQQVHKAAAEKFKVPLEHSALVTDAAPALAIKEESEEEEEVDETGLEVRDIELVMAQANVSRPKAVRALRHNNNDIVNAIMELTM from the exons CCCCCCCGCCGATGCCGGCCAAGGAGGAGGCTCGCCCCCCGCCCGAGGGGGCCAGCTGtgagcccggccccgccgccgccgccccccccgGCTCTCCgtgccgccccccgcccgcggACCCGCTGGACACGCGCATCGTGATGGGCGAGGAGACGCGCAGCGCCCCGCCCGAGCCGCGGGGGGGGCCCCCCGTGCCTTGTCCCTTCCCCGCGCCCCCCAAGGAGCCGCCCCCGGGCCGCCCCCCCGCGCTGGACCCCGAGCTCTTCTTCACGGCGCCCTCGACGCCGGTGCGGGCGGGGGGGGCGCGGCCGGCGCCCCCCGAGGAGCCGACAGACGGGGACAGCGAGGGGCTCTGCTCGCCCCCCACGTCCCCCTCGGGCTCCTACATGACGGCCGAGGGCGGCAGCTGGGGCTCCTCGGGCACCGCCAGCACCTCCCCGTCCTGCTCCCCCAACCTGGCGGCCGAGGCCGAAGGCTTGGGCGAGGCCGAGGGCGAGGCCGAAGGGCTGGggggggccctggggctgccccccgGCCTGGGGGACCCCCCGGCCttccccccgctgtcccccgaggaggaggatgatgatgatgacgacGAGGACGGTCCCTTCGCGCCGCCGGGCTGTGCGGATGacgaggatgaggatgatgatgatgaggacGGGCAGACgccggaggaggaggaggatgaggacgAGGGCTCGGGGCTGATCCCGGCGGCGCTGCTCCCGTTCCGCGGCAGCCTCCTCTTCCAGGCCGAGGCCGTGGAGATCTCGCCGCGGGCCGcccccgaggaggaggaggaggatgaaggcaGCACCTCGGCGTCCTTCCTGCGCTCGCTGTCCGAGAGCTCCATCCCCGAGGGGGGGGACGAGGCCTTCGCCTTCCGCGACGACACCGACGCCTCCTCGGACTCGGCCGCCTACGACGGGGACGAGGACGAGCGGCTCTACGGCAGCGAGCGGCAcgcgggggacacggggacaccgcCCGGGACACCGCCGGGCTCCCCCGCGCCCGCCGGCGTGGAGCTGCACCTCCGGGCCGGGTCCCCGTGTCACCCCCCCGGATCCCCGGGGACACCCCCGGCACTCCCCGGAGGGGACGCGCAGCTGGACGGCGACGCCTTTGTCCCCGTCACCGGGGCGTGGCCCCCGCCCGAGCCCCCCGAGGAGGCGGCGGCAGCCACAGAAGGTTCTGGAGCCGGGCAGGGACCGTGCCCGGAGCTGGCGGGGACCGGCCCTgtccccccggccccggggctctgtgccagggacccccagagccaccagctgGGGGGCACCAACGGGGAGCCCCAGGACGGCCCTGGCGGTGACAGCGACGGTGACAACGACCTGGAGCTCAGCACGGGGACAGTGGGGAGCGCTGATAGCCACAGcgagctgggctctgcagccaccgccctggggacatcagtgACACCAACCCCTCTGGATGAGATGGACACTGCAGGCAATGACATGGTGGCACCCGTGACAGCCAGCCTGACGGACTCAGGGGACACTGACCTGGTGGCACCAGTGACACCAACCCCACTGGACGAGGTggatgctgcagcccccagcctgcctgACACCCAGCCC GACACCATGGCCACAGACCTGGTGAGACCAACCCCACTGGTGGCAGCCAGCCCCCCAGATGAGCCTGACACCGTGGCCACCAGCCTGGTGACACCAGTGGCACCAAGCCCACCACATGAGCTGGATATCACGGCCACTGACCTGGTGACAGCGGTGACATCCAGCCAGCTGGACAAGATGGAAGCTGTGGACACTGTcctggtgacagcagtgacacccaCCCTGATGGCCACTGCGGCCACCAGCCCGGTGACATCAGTGACACCACCCTCCCTGGATGAGAGTAGCACTGCGGCCACCGACCTGGTGACATCGGTGACACCTGCCCCGATGGACACCACGGACGCtgccccagtgacccccagtgtGATGGACACCGTGGACACCAGACCGGTGACATCGGTGACACCGAGCCCTCGGGATGAGCTGGCCACCGTGACCACTGAGATGGCCACCATGGCCACCGCTGCAGTGACCCCCAGCCCGATGGCCACCGTGACCCCTGCTGCAGTGACCCCCGATGTGAAGGACACCGTGACCCCTGCTGCGGTGACCCCCGATCTGAAGGACACCGTGACCCCTGCTGTGGTGACCCCCGATGTGAAGGACACCGTGACCCCTGCTGCGGTGACCCCCAGCCCGAGGGACACCATGGCCACCGCCCCGgtgacccccagccccccggccgctgtccctgccccgtgtccccctgcccGGGCCGTGTCCCCCGTGGCGCTGGCAGCCGGGGTGGCCCCGTCCCACgagtccccagctgtccccgcGTGTCCCCCGGCACAGGCGCCGCTGTCGCAACCCCCTGGCGATGTCCCTGAGGAGCGCGGGGACGCGGCCACCGCCTCTGCCGAGGGCTTGTCCCCGGAGCTGCCGGACGCGTCCCGCACCTTCCCCGGCTTTGTCACCGTCCCCGCGGGGGGAGAGGCCGCGCCGAGCCCCGCCGGACCCCGcggggaggaagaggaggaggaagaggatgaagatgaggatgcGGCCCCCGCGCCCCCCTCGCCGCAGTTCACGGCCTCGGAGCGGGAGGTGTTCGTGGggacccccccggccccccccgagctgctgccaccacccgGTGCCTTTtcggggcgcggggccggcccgggggtCACCGCCCCGCTCCGGGGGGCCCCGGCGGTGCTGCCCCCCGCCCCAGAGgagccccccgccccccggccGGGCCCTGAGCCCCCCGGCCACGCTGCAGGGGACCCCGATGCCAAAGTCCCCCCGAGTCCCCCCGCGGCCCCCCCCGAGCAgcgggaggaagaggaggccgTGGGGGGGGtcgcccccagccccctccccgctGCGGGGCCCCGTCCTGAGCCCCCCCGCCCTGCACCCCCCAAACTCCGCCAAGTGcctcctcccgccgcccccagcccccccagggcCGCCCGCGGCCAGGAGCcccccccggggctgcccctctCCAGGAAGCACCTGGAAG ccccccaggcccccccgCAGAAGGAGCCggagccccggggccgggcgggggtcccgggggtggGGGCGGCCCGGGCGCCCCCCCGGGGGTCTCTGCAGTCCGAGTCGAGCTCGTCCAGcgaggctgagcccccccaggcccccccggccccccagCGCTGCCAGCCCAACCACCGAG GGTCCGGGAACGAGTCCGAGAGCAACGACGAGTCCATCCCGGAGCTGGAGGAGCCCGAGGGCTCGGagctgccccctgcccagccccag GTGCCCCTTGGCCACGGGCTCGGGCCCGCGGAGGAGCCGCTCAGCAAAGCCAAGCAGAGCCGCAGCGAGAAGAAGGCGCGCAAG GCCATGTCCAAGCTGGGGCTGCGGCAGATCCACGGCGTCACCCGCATCACCATCCGCAAGTCCAAGAACATCCTGTTCGTCATCTCCAAACCCGACGTGTTCAAGAGCCCCGCCTCCGACATCTACATCGTCTTTGGGGAGGCCAAG ATCGAGGACCTGTCCCAGCAAGTGCACAAGGCAGCGGCTGAGAAGTTCAAGGTGCCCCTGGAGCACTCGGCGCTGGTGACCGacgctgctcctgccctggccatCAAGGAGGagagcgaggaggaggaggag GTGGATGAGACAGGGCTGGAGGTGCGGGACATCGAGCTGGTGATGGCCCAGGCCAACGTGTCCCGGCCCAAGGCCGTGAGAGCCCTGAGGCACAACAACAACGACATCGTCAACGCCATCATG GAACTGACCATGTAG
- the CCM2 gene encoding cerebral cavernous malformations 2 protein, whose protein sequence is MEEEGKKGKKPGIVSPFKRVFLKGEKGRDKKAQEKVTERRPLHTVLVAPPDRVEPDLLLHDYIEKEVKYLGQLTSIPGYLNPSSRTEILHLIDNAKRAHQLPGQLTPEHDAVISLSAYNIKLVWRDGEDLILRVPIHDIASVSYIRDDSAHLVVLKTAQDPGISPSQSLCAEGSKALTSGSLSESAGGPLESCCLVVLATENKVGAEELCSLLSQVFQIVYTESTIDFLDRAIFDGASTPTRHLSLHSDDSSTKVDVKEPFEADASTFSFADTLEAGDTSPSSFSARPSPHVTTASESELSTTATELLQDYMMTVGFGIGLWDWDLGSGFGVGSRDRAAGAARSRSPSDPRTQPCYSLGFLALPCPSQPGGRCQRSSQEIQQFAMLLHEYRNGASIHEFCINLKQLYGDSRKFLLLGLRPFIPEKDSQHFENFLETIGVKDGRGIITDSFGRYRRSLGPASAANGTAAGSSDEQSVPSEEDEWDRMISHISSDIEALGCSLDRDSS, encoded by the exons cctggcatcGTGTCCCCGTTCAAGCGCGTGTTCCTGAAGGGGGAGAAGGGCCGGGATAAGAAGGCCCAGGAGAAGGTGACGGAGCGGCGCCCGCTGCACACCGTGCTGGTGGCACCGCCCGACCGCGTGGAGCCCGACCTGCTGCTCCACGACTACATCGAGAAGGAGGTCAAG TATTTAGGGCAGCTCACTTCCATCCCGGGGTACCTGAACCCCTCCAGCCGCACGGAGATCCTGCACTTGATCGACAACGCCAAG AGAGcccaccagctcccagggcagctgacCCCGGAGCACGATGCTGTCATCAGCCTCTCTGCCTACAACATCAAGCTGGTGTGGAGGGACGGGGAGGACCTGATCCTCAGGGTGCCCATCCACGACATCGCCTCCGTCTCCTACATCCGGGATGACTCCGCACACCTGGTCGTGCTCAAGACAG CTCAGGATCCCGGGATCTCGCCCAGCCAGAGCCTGTGTGCCGAGGGCTCCAAGGCGCTGACGTCAGGCTCGCTGTCGGAGAGCGCAGGGGGGCCCCTGGAGTCCTGCTGCCTGGTGGTCCTGGCCACAGAGAACAAG GTGggtgctgaggagctgtgctccctgctcagccaagTCTTCCAGATCGTTTACACCGAGTCCACCATCGACTTCCTGGACCGCGCCATCTTCGACGGCGCCTCGACGCCCACGCGGcacctgtccctgcacagcg ATGACTCTTCCACCAAGGTGGACGTGAAGGAGCCCTTCGAGGCGGATGCCAGCACTTT TTCCTTTGCAGACACGCTGGAAGCAGGGGACACGTCCCCGTCCTCCTTCTCGGCCCGCCCGTCCCCCCATGTCACCACGGCCAGCGAGAGCGAGCTCAGCACCACGGCCACCGAGCTGCTCCAGGACTACATGATGAcggtggggtttgggattgggctctgggattgggatttgggatcaggatttggggttgggagcagggacagggctgcaggagcagctc GCTCCAGGAGCCCCAGTGACCCCAGAACGCAGCCCTGCTACTCCCTGGGgttcctggccctgccctgtccctcccagcccgGTGGCAGGTGCCAGAG GTCCTCACAGGAGATCCAGCAGTTCGCCATGCTGCTGCACGAGTACCGCAACGGCGCCTCCATCCACGAGTTCTGCATCAACCTCAAGCAGCTCTACGGGGACAGCAggaaattcctgctcctgg GCCTGCGTCCCTTCATCCCCGAGAAGGACAGCCAGCACTTCGAGAACTTCCTGGAGACCATCGGGGTCAAGGACGGCCGCGGCATCATCACCGACAGCTTCGGCCGCTACCGCCGCTCGCTGGGCCCCGCCTCCGCCGCCAACGGCACCGCCGCCGGCAGCTCCGACGAGCAGTCCGTGCCCTCCGAGGAGGACGAGTGGGACAGGATGATCTCCCACATCAGCAGCGACATCGaggccctgggctgcagcctggacCGGGACTCGAGCTGA